The sequence below is a genomic window from Armatimonadota bacterium.
CGAACCGAGGGATTGATCCCAATGACTAACTCTCGTAGCAAAGCGAAGACCCTTGGAATGGCCCATTCTAGAAAGAGTCCAAGGAGTCCCGAGCATCAGGCGCCCCCGCCATTATGGCGGCAATGCTCATGTCTCCACGCAGGAATACCTCGCAATGCGGCTGCCCCAACTCCAACTCCCAACTCCCAACTCCCAACTAAAAGAGCTTGCAGTCAAAAAAGAAAAACCTCTCCGGGGATGGAGAGGTGTGGGTGGGGTTTTATTGGTCCCTTCCTACGAACGAGGAAGGTGGGAGGGCTTTGTAGGTCCCTCCCTAGCTTTCGCTAGAGAGAGTTTTCATTGCCTCACAATTTACATTACGCACATAGGACTTTATTTAGTTCACTTTGGCGTAGACGACGAAAAAAGATGGTGCTAAAGTCTCACCCTCGCCGGTCCTAACCGGGTCGGCGAGGGTGAAGGTGCTTAGTGGTGCCCTTTCGACTTGCCTCGGCCATGGGCTTTACCGTTGTCGTGGTGGCCCGGCTTCTGCCAGCCCTTTTCCTTCACAAACTGGTAGTACTTCTTGCCACTCTTCACTACCAGGTGTCGGTCGTAGCGAACTCCGTCTCGGTAGAAGTGGTCGCGGCTGAAGTATTCGGCTCGCAGTCGCGACAGGCGGTCCTTACTCTTCGTGTCCTCGTTGTATCGGTACAGCGAGTACAGAGCGCCCGCGCCACCGGCGAAGGTGAGCGTATCGTCCTTGCTCAGAAGTCCGAGGACCGCTACCGCCCCACTCAAGGTCGCGATGCTCTTCCATTCGTCGCGCGTCTGGTTTCGTCGAGCAATCTCCTTATTGATTTGGTGACCGCTCTGGGCCAAAGCCATCGACGGGGCCACTACCGCGCAAGCGGTAAGGGCAAGGATGCCGATTTTGGTCAGTGTCTTCTTCATTTTCTGTCTCCTTTTGTCCAAACGAGTAATCTGCTGCGTCGATTCCGAGGCTAGGTCTTTGGGCCGCCAGATGAACTAGTGGTCTCCGTGCCCTCGGTGGTTGCCATGGTCATGATGGTCGTCCCGATCATGGCCGTTGTCGTGTCGACGGTCGTCTCGGCGACGATCGTCATCGCGTCGTCGGTCTTCGTCCCGACGTCGGTCCTCGTCCCTGCGGCGCTGCTCGTCGCGCCAGCGAGCCTCTTCCCGTCGTCGTTCATCCTCGCGTCGACGTTCGTCTTCGCGCCTGCGCTCGTCTTCACGGCGCTGAGCATCTCGGCGATCGTAGTCCACGTTCACGAACTGGTAGTACTTCTGCCCACCTCTCCAAACGGTTCGCTTCTCATAGCGGCATCCGTCTCGGTAGAAGTAGTCTCGGTCGAAGTACTCGGCTCGGGCCCGAGCAATCCGGTCGATGCTCTTTTGGTCCTCGTTGTATCGGTAAGCCGAGTACAGCGCGCCGGTAGCTCCGACGAAGGTCAAAGTGTCGTCGTGATTCAGGTACCCGAGCACCGCCGCCAAGCCGCTGATCGTCGCGATGTTCTTCCACTCGTTTGCGGTTTGTTCTCGTCGCCGGATCTGAGCGTTGGCCGCTGCCGGGACCACCATTGAGATCGCCAGAGCGGTGAGAGTGCCGAATTTTGTGATGTTGTTCATCTTTCTCTCCTATGCTCTTCAAAACGGCCAGCCCCATGCCAGGATTTACAAAGCTATGACTTCCGGCCCAATTTCAGGTTGTAAACTTACACGCAATGTCTAGCTCGTTCGGCCAAATTTTCCGAATCACGACGTGGGGCGAGTCCCACGGCGGTGGTGTGGGAGTCGTGGTCGACGGATGCCCCCCGCGCCTACCCATCACGATCGAGGAAATCCAGCACGAACTCGACCGTCGCCGACCGGGCCAAAGCAAGATCGTCACCCAGCGAAAAGAGTCCGACACCGTCAAAATTCTCAGCGGAATCAACGAAAACGGCCTCACCCTCGGAACCCCGATTTCTCTCCTCGTGTTCAACGAGGACCAGCGCAGTAACGACTATGACGAAATGCAGACGAAGTACCGCCCGAGCCACGCGGACTACGCCTACGACCAAAAATACGGCATCCGAGCCTGGCAAGGCGGAGGACGATCTTCCGCTCGCGAAACCGTCGGTCGCGTCGCCGCCGGTGCCATCGCCAAAAAACTCCTCGCCGCGTTCGGTGTCGAGATCGTCGCCTTCGTCAAAAAAGTCCACACCATCCAAACCGACATCGACCCGCTCACGGTCACGATGGAAGACGTAGAATCGAATATCGTTCGGTGTCCAGACAAAACCGTCGCCGAGGCGATGATCGAACACATCGAAGCCATCCGGAAAGAGGGCAACTCTGTCGGCGGTATCGTCACCTGCGTCGCCAAAAACGTCCCCGCCGGTTGGGGCGAACCCGTATTCGACAAGCTTGAAGCCGACCTCGGCAAAGCCATCCTCTCTCTTCCCGCTTGCAAAGGCATCGAGTTTGGCGGCGGCTTTGGCCTTACCGATCACACCGGCCTCGAAGTCAACGACGAGTTCTATTCGGTTGACGAACAAAAGTCGAAAAAGTCGGTCTACACCAAGACCAATAATTCCGGTGGTATCCAAGGCGGCATCTCCAACGGAATGCCCATCATTTTCCACGCCGCATTTAAGCCGACCGCCACCGTCCTAAGGCCCCAAGACACCGTCGATACCGACCACGAAGAGACCATTCTCACCGGTCGCGGACGCCACGATCCTTGCGTCCTTCCCCGCGCGGTACCCATCGTCGAGGCCATGGCCGCCGTCACTCTTGCTGATCATTGCTTGCGTCAAGCCGCGACACAAAGCTTAACGAAGGGATAACATATATGGGCCAAGATGCTTACGTGACATCCTCGGCGACATTAACTGCCAACAAGCCCATGAGTGACATTGCCGAAGAGATCGTCGACAACCCAAAAATCGTCGCCGAGAATATCAACTTCAAATATGGGTCGTTCCAGGCGCTGAAGTCCGTCAGTATCCGAATTCCCGAAAAGAAGGTCACCGCTTTCATCGGCCCCTCCGGTTGCGGAAAGTCCACCTTCCTTCGATGCCTCAACCGCATGAATGACCTCATCGATGGCACCAGCCTGGAGGGCACTATCACTATCGACGGCATCGACATTTACGGCAAAGACGTCGACCCCGTCGCCCTTCGAAAAGACATCGGTATGGTCTTCCAAAAGCCCAATCCGTTCCCGATGTCCATCTACGACAACATCACCTACGGTCCCAAACTCCACGGCGTCAAAAGCAAATCCACCCTCGATGGTATCGTCGAAAAAACCCTCCGTCAGGCGGCCTTATTCGACGAGGTGAAGGAGAAGCTCAACAAGTCGGCAATGGAACTCTCCGGCGGTCAGCAGCAGCGACTCTGCATAGCCAGAACCCTCGCCGTTGACCCCAAAATCATCCTGATGGACGAGCCATGCTCGGCGCTCGACCCCATCGCCACCTCTCGCATCGAAGATCTCATCTTCGAACTCAAGCGGGAATACACCATTGTCATCGTCACCCACAACATGCAGCAGGCCCAGCGCGCCAGCGACCGCACCGCATTCTTCATGCTCGGTCAGCTCATCGAGGAAAACTCGACCTCGAACATGTTCCTATATCCCAAGAAAACGGAAACTCAAGGCTACATTTCGGGCCGTTTCGGATAAGAACAAACCACCGCCGCCCGATTTCGGCTTCTTCTGCTTGTCCAACATGTCTAGCAGCATCTGGCCGTTCGAATCCACCTTCTTCGGGTCCGCTTCCGCGGCTATAAACCATTCCTGCTTGCCCGGCTTATATCCGTACGTCTTCTCGAGGTCCGCCTCCATGCTCGGCAGGTGCTTGGCCCCATAGAACACCGCGATGGACTTCGGTGGCTTATCTGATGCGATCGATTTCGCCAGCGAGTCCAGCACCACCTGGTTCCGAGCCTTGATCACGATCTTGTCCGTCGTATCGTCCAGCCCAACCTCGCCCGATGCCACGCTCTTCACAATCATCAGCTTGATCGCCTCCTTCGTCCCTGGCGTCGCCGTGTCCATCATCGTCGCAAACATCTTCGACTGTGGCGACTTCGGATCGAGGAGTTGCTTGATCTGGCCGTATGTTCCGCCCTTATCGCCGTTCCCTGCTTCCTTGCTCACCTTGTCCATCTCTTCCCAAGTCAGGTCGCAATTCACCCAGTTAGCGTGGTCATAGTTCACCGCGTTAAGCTGAAACTCCAGCCCAAGGGCGTCGCTCAAAACCTTATAGATCGGCCGGTCCGTGGTCTCGCCCTCGACCTTCTTCGGCGGCTCGGCCTTCTTCTTCTGCTCGTCGGACTTCACCCCTTCGTACAGCACCACCTCCTCTTGGTCCAAAATGCCCTGGAGCGAAGAATAATACGCCTTCGACCCGATGTGAACGGCCCCCACCAGCCAGATGTCCGGCTTGCCCTCCCGCACCAACTGTTGGCACAAGGTCTTCATTTGCACGACGCCGTCCGCCGTCGTCACCGACTGCGTATAGAGGGGAGTCGTTGCCTGGGTCTGGCCAAATAAGAAGAGTGCTAGGATGGGCTGGATCATTCGCGATGGTGCCTCAAGTGGCATTGTAGCCGCAAACAAGCGTCCCAAAACAAAAAAAGTGGATGCCCCTGAAACCAGAGAGCATCCAAATAGGCATTTACTTTTGGGGGACTTTAAGCTGCTTTTCTGAGGTGGCCGGTGGCGCTTTCCGTACGGTTGCCACGCTCGATCGATCGATTCGTTTCTTCTGCCACTCGATTGAGGTTCTCGATTCCGCTGGTCAGTCGCAACAGGCCGCCGACGAGCTTATTCACCATCTCTTCGGCTTCCGATGACGAAGCTGCCATCTCCTCGGTCGCCGCCGCATTCTCTTCCGCGGTCGCCGCGATCTGCTCCACCGAGAACGAGGCCGAGTCGATGTGGTCGAACACACTGGAAAGCTTTCCTTGGATAGTCGCCGTCGCTTCGTTCACCAACCCCATCGATTCCGTCACCGCTGAGTTCAGGGAGGTCGCCTTGTTGGCCGATCCGGCGATGCCTTCAAGCGAGGAGGTCGCACGGCTTGTGATATCGAGAACTTCGTCGACGTCGCCCAACGTATCTTCCATCGCGAGCGAAACCGAATGACTGCCGTCCTGAATCACTTTGATCAGATCGGTGATCTCAAGAGCCGCCGCCGCGCTCTTCTCCGCGAGTTTGCGCACTTCATCGGCCACTACCGCAAAACCTTTGCCCTGCTCTCCCGCCCGCGCCGCCTCGATGGCGGCGTTGAGGGCGAGGAGATTGGTTTGGTTTGCGATCTCGGTGATAGTATTCGTAATATTGTTGATGGACTGCGAATGGCTGCGCATCTCCGTAATCTGCGAGGCCGTCTTCTCGACCGTCTTGCGAAGCTTCTCGATAGCATCCATGCGGTTGCTCAGCTCATGCCAGATTTCTGACTCTTTGCCGATCACGGCAACTTCCTGCTGAATGCTGGAAACGGCATCCGAAGCGCTGCCGATCGCGTTTCGCTGCTCGGTCGCGCTCGCCAGAACATCGTTAGCGCTGTTGGAAATGTTTGTCATCGCCGTCGAAATCTGACCGGCGCTTTGTGCTTGAAGCGTAATCGCCTCTGCAACCTGGTTGGTCGCAAGCTGAACTTCGGTGGCAACCCGTCCGGTCGTATCCGCGCTTTGATTAAGCACTTGGCTCTCACCGTTGAGCTCGGCGGCGATCTTTATCACCTCACCCGTCACCGCCTGAAGTTTGGCGATGAACACAAATTCGACGTAGCTTTCGATGATAAGTTCTTGATCCAAGTTGAAAACTTTCTGAATCGCTCGAACCGCCTTCAAAGCCTTCTTTCGCCCGATCTCGTCGGATTCAGCCATAAGTGTGTAAATCGCATCGATATAAGCGCTATAGCCGGCAAAAAAGAATAAAGGCGTGATGCCGATTTCAGCGTGGATTTTGCCAACTCGAAGTCGACCTTCGAAGTAGTCGCGGCCAATATCGCCGCTGAACACCGCTAAGAGATAGCCCGGGTTCGTCCGCTTAAGTCGCTCGATCGATGAACCACTTTGATCGATAATCCCGACTGCCTCGGGAAACTGCCGCAAATGTTCATAAAAGGCATCAACGATTGCAGGCATATTTGCCTCGACGAAAGGCTTCATAGCCTTCAAGGCTTTGAGGTCCTCGTCGGCAATCCGATACAGCCGTAGGCGCCGCTCAATTTCCCCGAAATCGATTCCAAAATGTTGGACAAGCACGGGGTTTATATTTGGTTTTATCAAAGCCCTTATCAGTCTTGAAACGACCCCTGGGGTCGAAAATGAGGACACAAATGAAAATGCTCTAGAAGGGGTCTAAAGAATGTAAACTATGGCCTTGATTGACGTTAATGGTAGGTTGATTCGTGCAGTTCAGCTGGCGACCCACACCCTTGCAGGCCACGGAGAATTTGATAGTCTGCTCAAGCGGGTGCTTCGGATTTCGGTAAACGCCGTCGGGGCCGAGGGAGGGACGATTTACCTTCATGATCCTGCCACCAAACGGCTCATTTTCCAGCACGTGGAACCACCGGACGTCGAGCCAAGGCTACCGATGCGCGACATCGCCGACGACTTCGGTATGGCCGGCGAAGCCTTCCAGAAGAAGCGCACCGTCCTCCGGGAAATGCCATCGCGTGCCACATCCGATCTGAATCCGTTCGAGATCGCAACCGGCATCGTGGTCCGAAACATGGTCGCCACCCCGCTCATGATGGAGCAGGAAGACCCCATCGGCGTTGTCCAACTCCTCAACAAGTCCGAGGGGCCCTTCAACGAAACGGACGGCGCGGTGTTGGACACCATCGCCTCCGTCGCCACCATGGCCTACCTCAACTACCGGCTCAGCGAAGAATCGGCCCGCGCATCCACCCTACTCGGAATGGGCAAGGTCAGTCACGATATCGGCAACCTCGCCGCTAGCCTTTACGCCAGCCTTTCCTTCTCCGAAATGGCAATCTGCGGCCTCAAGGACAGCCTCACCGACCACAACCTGCCGATGAATGCGCAGGAGAACCTCGAAGCCCTCGACCCCATGGTCGAAGACCTCAAAAAATCGGTTGATCGCATTGTCGGCTACTCGCGCCTCATCTCTGACATGTCCGCCGGTCGCGGCCTCCGTCCAAATTTCACGCTTGGCTCCATGGCCGACACCATCCAGCGCGGCGCCGCGTACCTGGAGACCGAAAGCCGATCCAAGCACGTCGATCTCGTCTACGAAATCGACCTCAACGCCCCCGAAACCTATTTTGACGACCTGTTCGTCTTCCGCATCGTCCAAAACCTCGTCGGCAACTCGGTCAAGGCCGTCTACGAAATCATCCCCGACGAAAAGATTGACGGCGCGGACGAAGACGACACCTTCGGATCTGTCACCGTGCGCTACCAGTTCCGCGACGGTGAACACGTTTTCGAAGTCAGCGACACCGGACCGGGCATGACCCGCGAGGTCGCCAACCGAATCCTGTCCGGCAACGCCCGAAGCCAATGGTCAAAGGCAGGCGGCAGCGGTTGGGGC
It includes:
- a CDS encoding GAF domain-containing protein, coding for MALIDVNGRLIRAVQLATHTLAGHGEFDSLLKRVLRISVNAVGAEGGTIYLHDPATKRLIFQHVEPPDVEPRLPMRDIADDFGMAGEAFQKKRTVLREMPSRATSDLNPFEIATGIVVRNMVATPLMMEQEDPIGVVQLLNKSEGPFNETDGAVLDTIASVATMAYLNYRLSEESARASTLLGMGKVSHDIGNLAASLYASLSFSEMAICGLKDSLTDHNLPMNAQENLEALDPMVEDLKKSVDRIVGYSRLISDMSAGRGLRPNFTLGSMADTIQRGAAYLETESRSKHVDLVYEIDLNAPETYFDDLFVFRIVQNLVGNSVKAVYEIIPDEKIDGADEDDTFGSVTVRYQFRDGEHVFEVSDTGPGMTREVANRILSGNARSQWSKAGGSGWGTKIVLELAVSHGGVVEIDSVVGQGSTFRVRFPHREMDS
- the aroC gene encoding chorismate synthase — protein: MSSSFGQIFRITTWGESHGGGVGVVVDGCPPRLPITIEEIQHELDRRRPGQSKIVTQRKESDTVKILSGINENGLTLGTPISLLVFNEDQRSNDYDEMQTKYRPSHADYAYDQKYGIRAWQGGGRSSARETVGRVAAGAIAKKLLAAFGVEIVAFVKKVHTIQTDIDPLTVTMEDVESNIVRCPDKTVAEAMIEHIEAIRKEGNSVGGIVTCVAKNVPAGWGEPVFDKLEADLGKAILSLPACKGIEFGGGFGLTDHTGLEVNDEFYSVDEQKSKKSVYTKTNNSGGIQGGISNGMPIIFHAAFKPTATVLRPQDTVDTDHEETILTGRGRHDPCVLPRAVPIVEAMAAVTLADHCLRQAATQSLTKG
- a CDS encoding phosphate ABC transporter ATP-binding protein encodes the protein MSDIAEEIVDNPKIVAENINFKYGSFQALKSVSIRIPEKKVTAFIGPSGCGKSTFLRCLNRMNDLIDGTSLEGTITIDGIDIYGKDVDPVALRKDIGMVFQKPNPFPMSIYDNITYGPKLHGVKSKSTLDGIVEKTLRQAALFDEVKEKLNKSAMELSGGQQQRLCIARTLAVDPKIILMDEPCSALDPIATSRIEDLIFELKREYTIVIVTHNMQQAQRASDRTAFFMLGQLIEENSTSNMFLYPKKTETQGYISGRFG